The Synechococcus sp. RS9909 genomic interval CGGGCATCCTGATCAGTGGCGCCGGTGTGGCGCTCGATGCGGTGCGGGTCGACTACGCCGCCGGTGCGGTGGAAGCGGCCGTGCTCCGCTGCGCCGAGCGCTTGCCTGCCGATGGTCTGGTGCTGGTGGAAGGCCAGGGTTCGCTCTGTCACCCGGGGTCGTCCGCCTCCCTGCCCTTGCTGCGGGGCAGCCAAGCCACGGCATTGCTGCTGGTGCATCGGGCCGGCCAGGCGACGATCGACCGTCTGCCCCAGGTGCCGCTGCCGCCCTTGGTCGAGCTGGTGCAGCTCAGTGAGGCACTTGCCGCCATCGCGCGACCCGCGGGTGCGGGGCCGGCCCCCCGGGTGCGGGCCCTGGCGCTCAACACGGCGCGCCTGGCTGCTCCTGAGGCACAGCGGGCGATCGCAGAAGCCGAGCAGACGCTTCAGCTGGTGTGTGCCGACCCTCTGCGAGGCGGCGCCGATGTCCTGCTTCAGGCCCTGGTGGAGGTGAGTTGAGGGCGAGCGAGGGGATTCGAACCCCCGAATAGCGGCGCCACAAGCCGCTGCCTTAACCACTTGGCGACGCCCGCCGCGTCGGTAAGAATCTAACAATTCGCCTTCAGCGCCCTGCAGCCCGCCACTTCCACGCGACGCGGGCCCAGCGCTGCCCACCTGGCACTGGCCATCGCCGTGGTCGGTGCTGGGGCCGCCCTGGTGGTCACCAATCCCTCCATGGCCGACTATCAGCAGCATGCCGGTGCCCAGCTGGTGCAGCTCGCCACCGAGGAGCTCTGTGATCGCCAGGCTCTGCCGATGGTCCTTCGCCTCTGGATTCGCGACTGTCCGCGGCTGATCGCCGATCAGCGCGGCGCACTCACGGCCCTGGCCGGCCAGGTCACCCGTCGCCGTTCCTTCGGGCTGTTCAGCGTCTTCACCACCCAGCTGGGGGGGAAGGATCTGCTGCCATCGCTGCGGCTGCCGGGTTACACCGTGACCACGATCGGCATTGCCGGCCAGTTCCTCACGGTGCAGACCAAGGCCGACGGGGGCAAGCTCGAGTGAGTGCGATGGCTGGTGGTCCAGCGGCCGCTGGAACGCTTCACGCCTGGTGTCCCGCCAGCCTGCTCGATCAGGCCGGGCTGGGTGACGCCCGCAGGGATGGTTTGGTGGCGATCGAGATCGCCTGGCGGCACGGGGTGATCAGCGCCCTGCGTGCGCTCCCCCCCGGAGCGGCTCCCCCCACCGAGCTGCTGCTGCCCCGGTTGGTGGAGCCCCACGCCCATCTCGACAAAGCCTTCACCTGGGCGGACCATCCCAATCACGAGGGCACCTACGCCGGGGCAATGGCGGCCAATCGGCAGGACCACGCCACGCGCAGCCTGGAGCGGGTGGTGGCCCGCGCCGAGCGGGGCCTGCAGCTGGCCTGGCGCCATGGGCTGCGGGGCATGCGGAGCCATGTCGACAGCCTTGGGCCTGGGGCTGCGTGCAGTTGGGAGGCGCTGCAGGACCGCCGCCAGCTCTGGCGTGAGCGGATTGAGCTTCAGCTGGTGGCCCTGGTGCCGATCAGCCACTGGAGCACTCCAGAAGCGGGC includes:
- a CDS encoding DUF4359 domain-containing protein; its protein translation is MVGAGAALVVTNPSMADYQQHAGAQLVQLATEELCDRQALPMVLRLWIRDCPRLIADQRGALTALAGQVTRRRSFGLFSVFTTQLGGKDLLPSLRLPGYTVTTIGIAGQFLTVQTKADGGKLE